TCCTACCGGGCAGCCTGGGGAAAATTGAGGGCCACGGAAGAGGCCCTCGGCGTGGCATTGGTGGAATCTTCCGGGGCCAAGTGCGCAGGGTGTCGCCTGACCCCGGAAGGCCGGAAATTTCGGGATAAATTCCGTTGTTGGTTTGAAATCGTGGAAAAAACTGCCGTTCAGCAGGCTGAGATAATTTTCTCTCGACACATGCAGATG
This genomic interval from Deltaproteobacteria bacterium contains the following:
- a CDS encoding LysR family transcriptional regulator — protein: METPTVRLHLWLESGESVYFGLGRAMLLDQIEEYGSLRKAASELGMSYRAAWGKLRATEEALGVALVESSGAKCAGCRLTPEGRKFRDKFRCWFEIVEKTAVQQAEIIFSRHMQM